A single genomic interval of Scylla paramamosain isolate STU-SP2022 chromosome 4, ASM3559412v1, whole genome shotgun sequence harbors:
- the LOC135097295 gene encoding uncharacterized protein LOC135097295, translated as MMYILCVLMYVFLLLLPLIMLLFLWAKCSSITRLLAIIRDDMLPDARRKCSLYPILIFLYGFVEYLTCSFYRYLWFGSMSYTSAACKMAAWYTVLSLSFICTFPLLLALTGGYVLSAALKRTNDELQQLKSQPPVAPMQQAFRVLRGRYVCLRRFHQQMADLLYFPILIWSLEKFLVIIFNVFYVIDSYKKTDLFNNISTISLTLGYVVSLYVFTSFADHITLQAAAPQSILLDADVATEPEKTDPDVEAQVARLLKVCERPLVIRPCGLYTVSRSNLLAILLTVSTYAVVLLQFNAEDLASGTLPLPGNCSCPCPDGSLH; from the exons ATGATGTACATTTTGTGTGTACTCATGTACGTATTCCTCTTACTGTTGCCTCTCATCATGCTGCTCTTCCTGTGGGCGAAGTGTTCCAGCATCACACGACTCCTCGCTATTATCAGAGACGACATGCTGCCCGACGCTAGGAGGAAGTGCTCATTGTATCcgattttgatatttttatacGGTTTTGTTGAATATTTGACATGCTCTTTTTATCGATATCTATGGTTCGGAAGTATGTCATATACATCTGCTGCCTGTAAGATGGCAGCCTGGTACACAgtgctctctctgtctttcatctGCACCTTTCCCTTGTTGCTGGCGCTGACCGGCGGCTACGTTCTCAGCGCCGCTCTTAAACGCACCAACGACGAACTGCAGCAACTCAAGTCCCAGCCTCCAGTGGCTCCCATGCAGCAGGCATTTCGAGTACTCCGTGGTCGCTACGTCTGCCTGCGTCGCTTCCACCAGCAGATGGCAGACCTCCTTTACTTTCCAATACTGATCTGGTCCCTTGAGAAATTTCTTGTTAtaatatttaatgttttttatgTTATCGATAGCTATAAGAAAACGGATCTTTTCAACAACATTTCGACAATCAGCTTGACTCTGGGATACGTGGTGTCCTTGTATGTGTTTACCTCCTTTGCTGATCATATCACACTTCAG GCCGCGGCGCCGCAAAGCATCCTGCTTGATGCAGACGTGGCCACCGAGCCTGAGAAGACTGATCCTGATGTCGAGGCGCAG GTGGCGAGACTCCTGAAGGTCTGCGAGAGGCCGCTAGTCATCCGTCCCTGCGGCCTGTACACTGTGTCCCGCTCCAATCTACTGGCG ATTCTCTTAACGGTCTCGACCTACGCGGTGGTGCTGCTGCAGTTCAACGCGGAGGACCTTGCATCTGGAACACTGCCGTTGCCGGGAAACTGCAGCTGCCCTTGTCCTGATGGTTCTCTGCATTGA
- the LOC135097630 gene encoding uncharacterized protein LOC135097630: MKVIQDWARDQWLESTRKRRGLKAVVEPQCSRSSCNKTCGLDSGKTPTSSLCTKKGSRPEAKNYRPVSLLSVASKVLEGIITARLISHLDSQHFLSPRQFGFRKGRTYADDITIVLAQRQTPPDRRLETEMAGKLASLWRISWLLDVRGGRELLYKNKAHSSLEHSCLA; the protein is encoded by the exons ATGAAGGTTATCCAGGACTGGGCTCGAGACCAGTGGCTGGAGAGCACAAGGAAGAGACGTGGGCTCAAAGCAGTGGTGGAGCCTC AGTGTTCGAGGTCATCCTGCAACAAAACATGTGGTCTCGACTCTGGAAAAACACCCACATCGTCCCTGTGCACAAAAAAGGGCAGCAGGCCTGAAGCCAAGAATTACCGCCCCGTCTCGTTGCTGTCTGTGGCTAGCAAGGTCCTGGAGGGAATAATAACTGCGCGCCTCATCTCCCATCTCGATAGCCAGCACTTCCTCAGCCCTAGACAGTTTGGCTTCAGGAAGGGACG GACATACGCGGATGACATCACCATCGTCCTGGCTCAACGACAAACTCCGCCCGATAGAAGGCTGGAGACAGAGATGGCAG GGAAGCTGGCCTCCCTCTGGAGAATCTCCTGGCTTCTCGATGTCAGGGGGGGGCGTGAGCTCCTGTACAAGAACAAGGCCCACTCCTCGCTTGAGCACTCCTGCCTTGCTTAG
- the LOC135097318 gene encoding uncharacterized protein LOC135097318 — protein sequence MQLLMEVMEWVALLLGLLPLGGRGGRWSPGRTVLAIVIAGLTLLTDVTFFIVSTVCLREVKSSRLDMIVGIFIVIYVLSKSIAVLLMLWFKGEVFSSLLLALRKATQFLTETPARAIKLVLFLSCSLVECGLSLITHAYWLAAVSISTQPSVIRAIFPVIRSFAIFSLPLIDIFPLVMLVTAGHLLHAALADANVSLKLEIERHDFVNPKESLRLRALCVRYIHLRGLHQQLSEILAIPIMGWSLEKLLLLISTTYSCISYGKYVVGTFMFYLFLMIILMGAVSLYVLCLVADRIADEVRLYCLILK from the exons CACCGGGAAGAACGGTTTTGGCCATCGTTATTGCTGGTCTTACACTTCTTACGGACGTTACATTCTTCATag TGTCTACAGTATGTCTGAGAGAGGTTAAGTCGTCTCGACTGGACATGATCGTGGGCATTTTCATTGTAATATACGTCTTGTCAAAGTCCATCGCAGTCTTGTTGATGCTGTGGTTCAAGGGTGAGGTCTTCAGCTCACTCCTCCTCGCTCTCAGGAAAGCCACACAGTTCCTGACTGAGACTCCAGCACGTGCCATAAAATTGGTGCTTTTCTTGTCCTGCAGTTTAGTGGAATGTGGTTTATCATTGATAACTCATGCATATTGGTTGGCAGCAGTGTCCATATCTACTCAGCCTTCAGTAATAAGAGCAATCTTCCCCGTCATTAGATCGTTTGCAATATTTTCATTGCCTTTAATCGACATCTTCCCCTTAGTGATGTTGGTGACCGCTGGCCACTTGCTCCACGCTGCTCTGGCTGATGCCAATGTGTCGCTCAAGCTGGAAATAGAGCGCCACGACTTCGTAAATCCTAAGGAAAGCCTCAGGCTCCGCGCCCTGTGTGTTCGCTACATCCACTTGCGTGGCCTCCACCAGCAGCTGTCAGAAATTCTTGCCATTCCAATCATGGGATGGAGCTTGGAAAAGCTGTTATTACTTATCTCCACCACATATTCGTGCATTAGCTATGGTAAATATGTAGTTGGAACTTTCATGTTCTACTTGTTCCTGATGATAATTCTGATGGGCGCTGTCTCGCTCTACGTGCTGTGCCTTGTGGCTGATCGCATAGCTGATGAGGTAAGATTGTATTGTCTCATATTGAAATAA
- the LOC135097308 gene encoding uncharacterized protein LOC135097308, which translates to MNLMMYILCVLMYAFLLLLPFIMLLFLWAKSSSITRLLAVIRDDMLARRKCSLYPILIFLYGFVEYLTCSFYRYLWFGGMPYTSAAYKMAVWYTVLSLSFICTFPLLLALTGGYVLSAALKRTNDELQQLKSQPPVAPMQQAFRVLRGRYVCLRRFHQQMADPLCFPILIWSLEKLLVIMFNVFYVIDSYKKTDLYMNISIISLTLGYMVSLYVFTSFADHITLQAAAPQSILLDADVATEPEKTDPDVETQVARLLKVCERPLVIRPCGLYTVSRSNLLAILLTVSTYAVVLLQFNAEDLASGTLPLPGNCSCPYPDGSLH; encoded by the exons ATGAACCTAATGATGTACATCTTGTGTGTGCTCATGTACGCATTCCTCTTACTGTTGCCCTTCATCATGCTGCTGTTCCTGTGGGCAAAGTCTTCCAGCATCACACGGCTCCTCGCTGTTATCAGAGACGACATGCTCGCTAGGAGGAAGTGCTCATTGTATCcgattttgatatttttatacGGTTTTGTTGAGTATTTGACATGCTCTTTTTATCGATATCTATGGTTCGGAGGTATGCCATATACATCTGCTGCCTATAAGATGGCAGTCTGGTACACAgtgctctctctgtctttcatctGCACCTTTCCCTTGTTGCTGGCGCTGACTGGCGGCTACGTTCTCAGCGCCGCTCTTAAACGCACCAACGACGAACTGCAGCAACTCAAGTCCCAGCCTCCAGTGGCTCCCATGCAGCAGGCATTTCGAGTACTCCGTGGTCGCTACGTCTGCCTGCGTCGCTTCCACCAGCAGATGGCAGACCCCCTTTGCTTTCCAATACTGATCTGGTCCCTTGAGAAACTTCTTGTTATAATGTTCAATGTTTTTTATGTTATCGATAGCTATAAGAAAACGGATCTTTACATGAACATTTCGATAATCAGCTTGACTCTGGGATATATGGTGTCCTTGTATGTGTTTACCTCCTTTGCTGATCATATCACACTTCAG GCCGCGGCGCCGCAAAGCATCCTGCTTGATGCAGACGTGGCCACCGAGCCTGAGAAGACTGATCCTGACGTCGAGACGCAG GTGGCGAGACTCCTGAAGGTCTGCGAGAGGCCGCTAGTCATCCGTCCCTGCGGCCTGTACACTGTGTCCCGCTCCAATCTACTGGCG ATTCTCTTAACGGTCTCGACCTACGCGGTGGTGCTGCTGCAGTTCAACGCGGAGGACCTTGCATCTGGAACACTGCCGTTGCCGGGAAACTGCAGCTGTCCTTATCCTGATGGTTCTCTGCATTGA